Proteins encoded by one window of Nasonia vitripennis strain AsymCx chromosome 5, Nvit_psr_1.1, whole genome shotgun sequence:
- the LOC100118799 gene encoding beta-1,3-galactosyltransferase 1 isoform X4, producing MDRVRLLPIQLPPASSISGNNGTAKGKISFVRRLALGFIILAGLGLLYVPAYHSAQGQFSGLAQLHGWGYNTSRDVCSYIHPENTTAILNPTTICNEVPYLLIVVCSAVPNLGARIAIRNTWGNKSNLDTQYESPVKVAFLLGQSDNDTLNSYVIDESHLYNDIIQESFHDTYNNLTLKSVMLLKWATMYCDKLTYLMKTDDDMFVNVPALVKALKGRPKSTGTLIGSLICNARPITDPKNKWYTPKYMYSERTYPNYLSGTGYVMSFDVAQRLYKAALSTPVLHLEDVYITGVCAKRAGLRPTNQYGFSYIPRKLETCALRDVITAHKVNATTMQIIWSKLNEPMETACASANHSATDKKSATVSRLGRHIGYFLLKSRILSSRCA from the exons atggACAGGGTACGATTATTGCCAATACAATTGCCACCTGCCAGCAGCATAAGTGGAAACAATGGAACTGCAAAAGGAAAGATATCATTTGTAAGACGCCTAGCTTTAGGTTTTATAATACTGGCAGGACTAGGACTACTTTACGTTCCAGCGTACCACTCAGCTCAGGGGCAGTTTTCTGGTTTAG CTCAGCTACATGGCTGGGGCTACAACACATCTCGAGATGTGTGCAGTTACATCCATCCTGAGAACACTACAGCTATTCTAAACCCAACAACTATTTGCAATGAAGTACCATACCTACTCATTGTAGTATGTTCGGCAGTGCCGAATTTAGGCGCAAGAATTGCTATTAGAAACACATGGGGAAACAAAAGCAATTTGGATACACAGTATGAGTCTCCTGTAAAAGTTGCTTTCCTCTTGGGACAAAGTGATAATGATacactaaat aGTTACGTGATAGATGAGAGTCACTTGTACAACGATATAATTCAAGAAAGCTTTCATGACACATACAATAATTTGACATTAAAGTCAGTAATGTTACTCAAATGGGCAACGATGTATTGCGATAAATTAACTTATCTTATGAAAACAGATGACgatatgtttgtaaatgttccgGCTCTTGTGAAAGCTCTAAAAGGACGACCCAAAAGTACTGGAACACTTATTGGATCTCTTATTTGCAATGCTCGACCTATTACAGATCCAAAAAACAAATG GTATACGCCAAAGTATATGTACTCGGAAAGGACCTATCCGAATTATTTGTCGGGTACAGGGTACGTGATGAGTTTTGATGTCGCTCAACGTCTGTATAAAGCAGCCCTTTCCACGCCTGTTCTCCATCTGGAAGATGTCTACATAACCGGGGTGTGCGCAAAGCGAGCGGGTCTCAGGCCAACAAACCAATACGGCTTTAGTTACATTCCGCGTAAACTCGAGACCTGTGCCTTGCGAGACGTCATAACCGCCCACAAGGTCAACGCTACGACAATGCAGATCATTTGGAGTAAACTTAATGAACCCATGGAAACCGCTTGCGCTAGCGCTAATCATTCTGCAACCGATAAGAAGAGCGCGACAGTTAGTCGACTCGGTAGACACATCGGTTATTTTCTGCTTAAGAGCCGCATACTCAGCAGCAGGTGCGCATAG
- the LOC100118799 gene encoding beta-1,3-galactosyltransferase 1 isoform X2 — protein sequence MDRVRLLPIQLPPASSISGNNGTAKGKISFVRRLALGFIILAGLGLLYVPAYHSAQGQFSGLGETPSPMGSVGGTHFVASLAQLHGWGYNTSRDVCSYIHPENTTAILNPTTICNEVPYLLIVVCSAVPNLGARIAIRNTWGNKSNLDTQYESPVKVAFLLGQSDNDTLNSYVIDESHLYNDIIQESFHDTYNNLTLKSVMLLKWATMYCDKLTYLMKTDDDMFVNVPALVKALKGRPKSTGTLIGSLICNARPITDPKNKWYTPKYMYSERTYPNYLSGTGYVMSFDVAQRLYKAALSTPVLHLEDVYITGVCAKRAGLRPTNQYGFSYIPRKLETCALRDVITAHKVNATTMQIIWSKLNEPMETACASANHSATDKKSATVSRLGRHIGYFLLKSRILSSRCA from the exons atggACAGGGTACGATTATTGCCAATACAATTGCCACCTGCCAGCAGCATAAGTGGAAACAATGGAACTGCAAAAGGAAAGATATCATTTGTAAGACGCCTAGCTTTAGGTTTTATAATACTGGCAGGACTAGGACTACTTTACGTTCCAGCGTACCACTCAGCTCAGGGGCAGTTTTCTGGTTTAGGTGAGACTCCGTCCCCAATGGGATCTGTGGGAGGTACACACTTCGTAGCCTCCTTAG CTCAGCTACATGGCTGGGGCTACAACACATCTCGAGATGTGTGCAGTTACATCCATCCTGAGAACACTACAGCTATTCTAAACCCAACAACTATTTGCAATGAAGTACCATACCTACTCATTGTAGTATGTTCGGCAGTGCCGAATTTAGGCGCAAGAATTGCTATTAGAAACACATGGGGAAACAAAAGCAATTTGGATACACAGTATGAGTCTCCTGTAAAAGTTGCTTTCCTCTTGGGACAAAGTGATAATGATacactaaat aGTTACGTGATAGATGAGAGTCACTTGTACAACGATATAATTCAAGAAAGCTTTCATGACACATACAATAATTTGACATTAAAGTCAGTAATGTTACTCAAATGGGCAACGATGTATTGCGATAAATTAACTTATCTTATGAAAACAGATGACgatatgtttgtaaatgttccgGCTCTTGTGAAAGCTCTAAAAGGACGACCCAAAAGTACTGGAACACTTATTGGATCTCTTATTTGCAATGCTCGACCTATTACAGATCCAAAAAACAAATG GTATACGCCAAAGTATATGTACTCGGAAAGGACCTATCCGAATTATTTGTCGGGTACAGGGTACGTGATGAGTTTTGATGTCGCTCAACGTCTGTATAAAGCAGCCCTTTCCACGCCTGTTCTCCATCTGGAAGATGTCTACATAACCGGGGTGTGCGCAAAGCGAGCGGGTCTCAGGCCAACAAACCAATACGGCTTTAGTTACATTCCGCGTAAACTCGAGACCTGTGCCTTGCGAGACGTCATAACCGCCCACAAGGTCAACGCTACGACAATGCAGATCATTTGGAGTAAACTTAATGAACCCATGGAAACCGCTTGCGCTAGCGCTAATCATTCTGCAACCGATAAGAAGAGCGCGACAGTTAGTCGACTCGGTAGACACATCGGTTATTTTCTGCTTAAGAGCCGCATACTCAGCAGCAGGTGCGCATAG
- the LOC100118799 gene encoding beta-1,3-galactosyltransferase 1 isoform X1, with the protein MDRVRLLPIQLPPASSISGNNGTAKGKISFVRRLALGFIILAGLGLLYVPAYHSAQGQFSGLGETPSPMGSVGGTHFVASLGCPSFMLIVIMILAQLHGWGYNTSRDVCSYIHPENTTAILNPTTICNEVPYLLIVVCSAVPNLGARIAIRNTWGNKSNLDTQYESPVKVAFLLGQSDNDTLNSYVIDESHLYNDIIQESFHDTYNNLTLKSVMLLKWATMYCDKLTYLMKTDDDMFVNVPALVKALKGRPKSTGTLIGSLICNARPITDPKNKWYTPKYMYSERTYPNYLSGTGYVMSFDVAQRLYKAALSTPVLHLEDVYITGVCAKRAGLRPTNQYGFSYIPRKLETCALRDVITAHKVNATTMQIIWSKLNEPMETACASANHSATDKKSATVSRLGRHIGYFLLKSRILSSRCA; encoded by the exons atggACAGGGTACGATTATTGCCAATACAATTGCCACCTGCCAGCAGCATAAGTGGAAACAATGGAACTGCAAAAGGAAAGATATCATTTGTAAGACGCCTAGCTTTAGGTTTTATAATACTGGCAGGACTAGGACTACTTTACGTTCCAGCGTACCACTCAGCTCAGGGGCAGTTTTCTGGTTTAGGTGAGACTCCGTCCCCAATGGGATCTGTGGGAGGTACACACTTCGTAGCCTCCTTAG GGTGTCCATCATTTATGCTGATTGTCATCATGATTTTAGCTCAGCTACATGGCTGGGGCTACAACACATCTCGAGATGTGTGCAGTTACATCCATCCTGAGAACACTACAGCTATTCTAAACCCAACAACTATTTGCAATGAAGTACCATACCTACTCATTGTAGTATGTTCGGCAGTGCCGAATTTAGGCGCAAGAATTGCTATTAGAAACACATGGGGAAACAAAAGCAATTTGGATACACAGTATGAGTCTCCTGTAAAAGTTGCTTTCCTCTTGGGACAAAGTGATAATGATacactaaat aGTTACGTGATAGATGAGAGTCACTTGTACAACGATATAATTCAAGAAAGCTTTCATGACACATACAATAATTTGACATTAAAGTCAGTAATGTTACTCAAATGGGCAACGATGTATTGCGATAAATTAACTTATCTTATGAAAACAGATGACgatatgtttgtaaatgttccgGCTCTTGTGAAAGCTCTAAAAGGACGACCCAAAAGTACTGGAACACTTATTGGATCTCTTATTTGCAATGCTCGACCTATTACAGATCCAAAAAACAAATG GTATACGCCAAAGTATATGTACTCGGAAAGGACCTATCCGAATTATTTGTCGGGTACAGGGTACGTGATGAGTTTTGATGTCGCTCAACGTCTGTATAAAGCAGCCCTTTCCACGCCTGTTCTCCATCTGGAAGATGTCTACATAACCGGGGTGTGCGCAAAGCGAGCGGGTCTCAGGCCAACAAACCAATACGGCTTTAGTTACATTCCGCGTAAACTCGAGACCTGTGCCTTGCGAGACGTCATAACCGCCCACAAGGTCAACGCTACGACAATGCAGATCATTTGGAGTAAACTTAATGAACCCATGGAAACCGCTTGCGCTAGCGCTAATCATTCTGCAACCGATAAGAAGAGCGCGACAGTTAGTCGACTCGGTAGACACATCGGTTATTTTCTGCTTAAGAGCCGCATACTCAGCAGCAGGTGCGCATAG
- the LOC100118799 gene encoding beta-1,3-galactosyltransferase 1 isoform X3, with amino-acid sequence MDRVRLLPIQLPPASSISGNNGTAKGKISFVRRLALGFIILAGLGLLYVPAYHSAQGQFSGLGCPSFMLIVIMILAQLHGWGYNTSRDVCSYIHPENTTAILNPTTICNEVPYLLIVVCSAVPNLGARIAIRNTWGNKSNLDTQYESPVKVAFLLGQSDNDTLNSYVIDESHLYNDIIQESFHDTYNNLTLKSVMLLKWATMYCDKLTYLMKTDDDMFVNVPALVKALKGRPKSTGTLIGSLICNARPITDPKNKWYTPKYMYSERTYPNYLSGTGYVMSFDVAQRLYKAALSTPVLHLEDVYITGVCAKRAGLRPTNQYGFSYIPRKLETCALRDVITAHKVNATTMQIIWSKLNEPMETACASANHSATDKKSATVSRLGRHIGYFLLKSRILSSRCA; translated from the exons atggACAGGGTACGATTATTGCCAATACAATTGCCACCTGCCAGCAGCATAAGTGGAAACAATGGAACTGCAAAAGGAAAGATATCATTTGTAAGACGCCTAGCTTTAGGTTTTATAATACTGGCAGGACTAGGACTACTTTACGTTCCAGCGTACCACTCAGCTCAGGGGCAGTTTTCTGGTTTAG GGTGTCCATCATTTATGCTGATTGTCATCATGATTTTAGCTCAGCTACATGGCTGGGGCTACAACACATCTCGAGATGTGTGCAGTTACATCCATCCTGAGAACACTACAGCTATTCTAAACCCAACAACTATTTGCAATGAAGTACCATACCTACTCATTGTAGTATGTTCGGCAGTGCCGAATTTAGGCGCAAGAATTGCTATTAGAAACACATGGGGAAACAAAAGCAATTTGGATACACAGTATGAGTCTCCTGTAAAAGTTGCTTTCCTCTTGGGACAAAGTGATAATGATacactaaat aGTTACGTGATAGATGAGAGTCACTTGTACAACGATATAATTCAAGAAAGCTTTCATGACACATACAATAATTTGACATTAAAGTCAGTAATGTTACTCAAATGGGCAACGATGTATTGCGATAAATTAACTTATCTTATGAAAACAGATGACgatatgtttgtaaatgttccgGCTCTTGTGAAAGCTCTAAAAGGACGACCCAAAAGTACTGGAACACTTATTGGATCTCTTATTTGCAATGCTCGACCTATTACAGATCCAAAAAACAAATG GTATACGCCAAAGTATATGTACTCGGAAAGGACCTATCCGAATTATTTGTCGGGTACAGGGTACGTGATGAGTTTTGATGTCGCTCAACGTCTGTATAAAGCAGCCCTTTCCACGCCTGTTCTCCATCTGGAAGATGTCTACATAACCGGGGTGTGCGCAAAGCGAGCGGGTCTCAGGCCAACAAACCAATACGGCTTTAGTTACATTCCGCGTAAACTCGAGACCTGTGCCTTGCGAGACGTCATAACCGCCCACAAGGTCAACGCTACGACAATGCAGATCATTTGGAGTAAACTTAATGAACCCATGGAAACCGCTTGCGCTAGCGCTAATCATTCTGCAACCGATAAGAAGAGCGCGACAGTTAGTCGACTCGGTAGACACATCGGTTATTTTCTGCTTAAGAGCCGCATACTCAGCAGCAGGTGCGCATAG